The Salvelinus namaycush isolate Seneca chromosome 13, SaNama_1.0, whole genome shotgun sequence genome includes a region encoding these proteins:
- the LOC120058314 gene encoding putative methyltransferase DDB_G0268948, translating into MTHRLFEEKHHASIYQRYRFVPPEEIRDIILHYLERKKVQPHALAVDLGCGTGQNSRLLASHFQKVVGIDISECQLEEARAVAGFNNITYRKGTAEELPFPDGSVDLLTAASAAHWFDQKRLLLEAGRVLKPCGCMALLGFADNFRLHYSSCGNRLTDIFDEFKKVLLPYTSTQLAVANTKLRELYAAIPFPDKERIECIPLKQQISVRNIVGFMESFSMYQAFQRAEPDAATALLQRTLDR; encoded by the exons ATGACCCACCGGCTGTTTGAGGAGAAACACCATGCCTCTATCTACCAGAGGTATCGCTTTGTACCCCCAGAGGAGATCAGAGACATCATCCTGCATTACCTGGAAAGGAAG AAAGTCCAGCCTCATGCCCTAGCTGTGGACCTGGGCTGTGGGACGGGGCAGAACTCACGCCTGCTGGCCTCACACTTCCAGAAAGTGGTGGGCATCGACATCAGCGAGTGCCAACTGGAGGAGGCCAGGGCAGTAGCAGGGTTCAACAACATCACCTACAG GAAAGGGACAGCAGAGGAGCTGCCGTTTCCGGATGGTTCTGTGGACCTACTGACTGCAGCCTCAGCGGCCCATTGGTTTGACCAGAAGCGGTTGCTCTTGGAGGCAGGCCGGGTCCTGAAGCCTTGCGGCTGCATGGCTCTGCTTGGCTTTGCTGATAACTTCAGACTCCATTACAGCTCATGTGGGAACAGACTCACTGACATCTTTGATGAG TTCAAGAAGGTGCTGTTACCATACACCAGCACACAGTTAGCAGTGGCCAACACCAAACTAAGGGAGCTTTACGCTGCTATCCCCTTCCCTGACAAAGAGAG GATTGAGTGTATCCCACTGAAGCAGCAGATCTCAGTGAGGAACATAGTGGGCTTCATGGAGTCCTTCTCCATGTACCAGGCCTTCCAGAGGGCCGagcctgatgctgccaccgcaCTGCTGCAGAGAACACTTGACAGGTAA